One genomic window of Leptospira paudalimensis includes the following:
- a CDS encoding DUF1318 domain-containing protein yields the protein MKRILLSFLLMGCSLKVPPITITNAQTAAEKQMVGEDRELEKEGWMIGSIQSSTNGQNNQEKLAKEDSDPEIRAHRIRLNYLSPEIKKYKTHGILGETPQGYVKFNPLAPSLPTYANYELPAKKKRVEDVILFLNESRKFIMEKELITQKKKGKKEDELSKIKQSLVEEYYKTVSIGEYYETVSGRWEKYQ from the coding sequence ATGAAACGAATTCTATTATCATTTTTACTCATGGGTTGTAGCCTAAAAGTACCTCCGATTACAATCACCAATGCACAAACAGCTGCCGAAAAACAAATGGTAGGTGAGGATAGAGAATTAGAGAAAGAAGGTTGGATGATTGGTTCAATTCAATCTTCAACCAATGGCCAGAATAATCAGGAAAAATTAGCAAAAGAAGATTCGGATCCAGAAATACGAGCCCATCGAATTCGATTGAATTACCTTTCTCCTGAAATCAAAAAATATAAAACACATGGCATTCTGGGTGAAACACCTCAAGGTTATGTAAAATTTAATCCACTTGCACCTTCTCTTCCAACATATGCCAATTATGAACTTCCTGCTAAAAAAAAGAGAGTAGAGGACGTGATACTTTTTCTAAATGAATCACGTAAGTTCATCATGGAGAAAGAACTTATTACTCAAAAGAAAAAAGGAAAAAAAGAAGACGAATTGTCTAAAATTAAACAGTCGTTAGTAGAGGAGTATTATAAAACAGTCTCGATTGGTGAATATTATGAGACAGTTTCAGGAAGGTGGGAAAAATACCAATGA
- a CDS encoding LIC_11026 family protein — protein MNPILKGSLGIAKTKTFRGLFVLFLLYKLVFNQFTANWLVPHFLSKYTLVKMEGRFTTFSLLYGIEIQDLKLYPGGPFAGDAFFRAKEIRVRYNLPFLFLGKIRLSDISFIDSNIRIEEKNGEWNVSHLFKPNPKQEEKPKKEIGPPLTEINTYLPLQLTAHLNLQGVSLQYIRESGNIQYASIQNFDFQTKLITNRFTSIPLNVDALNQLDEVMVHLNSERPLSIEFKSNQLNWKETLPMSLRFEWDRTESPELFLFATDIGKDNLNLDVRGKQVQTGIRLLSDIHFDPKEDVLKIQQFDLRVIGQTWLKLGGVISKLSTDTPEVNVDVDASELKLNDLQFSLNQLEGIIPPMKVSGDLSLAGTGIHGNWNQTKANLKLLANKVYVKIGNQKTHALDTTNLDVTANLDFGSMKGPTTEIPFPKLKSLTILPSQINYNQSEIRLSGEYSQSSGFHVLASLEKLQIAEYSQGIAGKVKLALQSTGDSFANIHVNSNVTIDGFRYQIDRSRSPASHLNLDINTNLLFDRPFGIKEIQIQNLTLDQRTLTGNKAIEIQLKGNVKPGETLNAQVSPLDLKLNTPNLLLVLPLVLKEKISPIQNLLGQQPKIKLNASYVQGPGSKHINANVSADLPGLEMNDLKLTADLTINGANSNEILIKQMKVNAFSGVLKTSLSGKLVKLDKPKPPLGPYFGNLDWNLSVVSPSKQYLAKGISVHGDLGLNLKINDYDINGEFYSKLPSLSYNNQKCPGDSCKAYLIEEINAKIPIQHNLAFKPDESLIIGDKSIFIKNYGRFNTPNVTIGKVIGTHPNIPNLPFEYVKKQKDSPGFSAFIEYKENFANIESLKSFSMDGIILGKNLVFNLGNLDPKNMEFRGNLLIRDIDLKQLMAPKVRDKIDDGKLKADLNIKVRDLSEPIANLDLFFSIFQIGRDFGKSALNVISAQNFFIDRITDSYPISKIDVSLSRGLVYADVYFDRSLLSLIMKLEDGKISQQRMPLANFLKRAQNEIQTYQE, from the coding sequence ATGAATCCAATCCTGAAGGGTAGTTTAGGAATCGCCAAAACCAAAACCTTTCGAGGGCTTTTTGTCCTCTTTCTGCTCTACAAACTCGTTTTTAACCAATTTACAGCGAACTGGCTTGTACCCCATTTCCTTTCCAAGTATACCTTGGTCAAAATGGAAGGTAGGTTCACTACTTTTTCATTACTGTACGGAATTGAAATCCAAGACTTAAAATTGTATCCAGGTGGACCATTCGCCGGAGATGCATTCTTTCGCGCAAAAGAAATCCGAGTTCGTTATAACTTGCCCTTTTTGTTTTTGGGAAAAATTCGATTATCTGATATCAGTTTCATTGATTCGAATATTCGGATAGAAGAGAAAAATGGAGAGTGGAATGTATCTCATCTATTCAAACCAAATCCAAAACAGGAAGAAAAACCAAAAAAAGAAATTGGTCCGCCACTTACTGAAATTAATACCTATCTTCCATTGCAGTTAACTGCTCATTTGAACTTACAAGGAGTATCACTCCAATACATTCGGGAATCAGGCAATATCCAATATGCTTCCATACAGAATTTTGACTTCCAAACCAAACTCATCACCAATCGATTCACATCGATCCCATTGAATGTAGACGCCTTAAATCAGTTAGATGAAGTAATGGTTCATCTGAATTCAGAACGACCATTATCGATAGAATTTAAATCGAATCAATTGAATTGGAAAGAAACCTTACCAATGTCACTTCGATTTGAATGGGATCGAACGGAATCACCTGAGTTGTTTTTGTTCGCAACAGATATCGGGAAGGACAATTTAAATTTAGATGTCAGAGGGAAACAAGTCCAAACAGGAATCAGACTTCTATCGGACATTCATTTTGATCCCAAAGAAGACGTTTTAAAAATCCAACAATTTGACTTACGTGTGATCGGACAAACCTGGCTCAAACTAGGAGGTGTCATCTCAAAACTTTCCACAGATACACCGGAGGTAAATGTGGATGTGGATGCTTCTGAATTAAAGTTAAATGATCTACAATTTTCATTAAACCAATTAGAAGGTATCATTCCGCCAATGAAGGTTTCGGGAGATCTTTCTTTGGCAGGTACTGGAATACATGGAAATTGGAACCAAACAAAAGCAAATCTCAAACTTCTAGCGAACAAAGTGTACGTAAAAATAGGAAATCAAAAAACTCATGCACTTGATACAACCAATTTAGATGTAACTGCAAATTTAGATTTTGGATCAATGAAAGGACCTACGACTGAAATTCCCTTCCCAAAACTAAAATCCCTTACAATTTTACCATCGCAGATCAATTATAACCAATCAGAGATTCGTTTATCAGGTGAGTATTCACAGTCTTCTGGATTTCATGTATTAGCATCCCTCGAAAAATTACAAATTGCTGAATATTCACAGGGGATTGCCGGAAAAGTCAAATTAGCATTACAATCTACTGGAGATTCTTTTGCGAACATTCACGTAAATTCGAATGTTACGATTGATGGATTTCGGTACCAAATCGATCGTTCCAGGTCACCTGCATCCCACTTGAACTTAGACATTAACACGAACTTGCTTTTTGATAGGCCATTTGGAATCAAAGAAATTCAAATCCAAAACCTTACACTAGACCAAAGGACACTCACCGGAAATAAAGCCATTGAAATTCAATTAAAAGGGAATGTGAAACCAGGAGAAACATTGAACGCTCAGGTTTCACCTCTCGATTTAAAACTAAATACTCCCAACTTATTGTTGGTTTTACCACTCGTTTTAAAAGAAAAAATATCTCCGATTCAAAATTTACTTGGCCAACAACCAAAAATTAAATTGAACGCTAGTTATGTGCAAGGCCCAGGTTCAAAACACATAAATGCCAATGTTTCTGCAGATTTACCTGGTTTAGAAATGAACGATTTGAAACTTACAGCAGATCTCACTATCAATGGTGCAAATTCAAATGAAATCCTAATCAAACAAATGAAGGTGAATGCATTTTCTGGAGTTTTAAAAACTTCATTAAGTGGAAAGTTGGTTAAACTAGATAAACCAAAACCACCGTTAGGTCCGTATTTTGGCAATTTAGATTGGAATCTCTCTGTGGTTTCTCCATCTAAACAATATCTGGCAAAAGGAATTTCAGTTCATGGTGATTTAGGATTAAATTTAAAAATAAATGATTATGATATCAATGGAGAGTTTTACTCAAAATTACCTTCTTTATCTTACAACAATCAAAAATGTCCAGGGGATTCCTGTAAGGCATATTTAATCGAAGAGATAAATGCTAAAATTCCGATCCAACATAATTTAGCCTTCAAACCAGATGAAAGTTTAATCATTGGAGATAAGTCAATCTTCATAAAAAATTACGGACGATTCAATACTCCCAATGTAACAATTGGCAAAGTGATTGGAACTCATCCAAATATCCCCAACTTACCTTTTGAATATGTGAAAAAACAAAAAGATTCACCAGGGTTTAGTGCATTTATCGAATACAAAGAGAATTTTGCCAATATTGAATCCTTAAAATCCTTTTCTATGGATGGAATCATTCTCGGCAAAAATTTAGTTTTTAATTTAGGGAATTTAGATCCTAAAAACATGGAGTTTAGAGGGAATTTACTCATTAGAGATATTGATTTAAAACAACTCATGGCACCGAAAGTGCGAGATAAAATTGATGATGGAAAATTAAAGGCAGATTTAAACATAAAGGTTAGAGATTTAAGTGAACCCATTGCAAATTTAGATTTGTTTTTTTCAATTTTCCAAATTGGTCGTGACTTTGGTAAAAGTGCACTAAACGTAATTTCAGCTCAAAACTTCTTTATCGATCGTATTACGGACAGTTATCCCATCAGTAAAATCGATGTATCATTATCGAGAGGACTTGTTTATGCAGATGTGTATTTTGATCGTTCTCTCTTATCATTGATCATGAAACTAGAAGATGGCAAAATTTCTCAACAGAGAATGCCTCTTGCAAATTTTTTGAAACGAGCACAAAACGAGATCCAAACATACCAAGAGTGA
- a CDS encoding STAS domain-containing protein — MKIKVTSKNDVHIIKIEGAIKAGNEFELSEKIEQYIKKGQVPKFIIDLKKVPFINSAGLGTFLNIYKHIDGLNGRLVFANLNSDIENLMEITKLSSVFEIYKTLEEAEDSFEY; from the coding sequence ATGAAAATCAAAGTTACTAGTAAAAACGACGTGCACATCATTAAAATTGAAGGTGCCATCAAAGCCGGAAATGAGTTCGAGTTGTCTGAAAAGATTGAACAGTACATCAAAAAAGGCCAAGTCCCAAAATTCATTATTGATTTGAAAAAGGTTCCCTTTATCAATTCTGCTGGACTGGGAACGTTTCTGAACATCTACAAACATATAGATGGTCTGAATGGACGTCTTGTTTTTGCGAACTTAAATTCCGATATCGAAAACCTGATGGAAATTACCAAACTTTCCAGTGTGTTTGAGATATACAAAACTCTGGAAGAGGCTGAAGACTCCTTCGAATATTAA
- a CDS encoding RNA polymerase subunit sigma-70 translates to MLPKILDEKILPMISQARITNDLGLVREYLPIWMVDRLAKKRNISEDESSEMVVTILEVFSKMWILSLKYQLTHVLGFFVTYIFNQYRNRFRNSEIPESGELYLQLWNYSTPANEEDPMEEKVEILKSNLEKLPIFTALVLSLQFDLPMKQNLKQFLIWKLKENQLDENLFFSEWEERRNLHRQLVLRLTSMITRYTRKLYETTDPKRRDWYGKQKKIWMLRRTRAFDRSFFSEREIAKWLGITRKAVRNHLSQGKHELRKVGKDLLHYA, encoded by the coding sequence ATGTTACCAAAGATATTAGATGAAAAAATTTTACCGATGATCAGCCAAGCAAGGATCACAAACGATCTTGGACTTGTAAGAGAATATTTGCCAATTTGGATGGTTGATCGATTGGCAAAAAAAAGAAACATATCAGAAGATGAAAGTTCTGAAATGGTTGTTACCATTTTAGAAGTATTTTCTAAAATGTGGATTTTGAGTTTAAAATACCAACTCACTCATGTTTTGGGTTTTTTTGTCACTTATATCTTCAACCAATACCGAAATCGATTTCGCAATTCAGAAATTCCCGAATCAGGAGAATTGTATTTACAACTTTGGAATTACTCCACCCCAGCCAATGAGGAAGATCCTATGGAGGAAAAAGTCGAAATTTTAAAATCAAATCTAGAAAAACTCCCTATCTTTACGGCATTAGTCCTTTCCTTACAATTCGATTTACCCATGAAACAAAATCTTAAACAATTCCTCATATGGAAATTGAAGGAGAACCAATTGGATGAGAATTTATTTTTTTCAGAATGGGAAGAAAGGCGAAATCTACATCGGCAATTGGTATTACGACTCACTTCTATGATCACACGTTATACAAGAAAATTATATGAAACGACTGACCCGAAGCGACGGGATTGGTATGGGAAACAGAAAAAAATTTGGATGTTACGTAGGACAAGAGCCTTTGATCGTAGTTTTTTTTCAGAAAGGGAGATTGCCAAATGGCTTGGAATCACAAGAAAGGCAGTTCGCAATCATTTGTCACAAGGAAAACATGAACTTAGGAAAGTCGGCAAAGATTTATTGCACTATGCATAA
- a CDS encoding Na+/H+ antiporter NhaC family protein yields the protein MERESKYSIFFSLTPILYLIVSILFFRYVWVVAYPHPLALCLAGSLAYLQRFHHKFVFLRSAFRKNLFSVFPAMEILFLVGLLIASWAYSGVLLTMMQIGTILIEPKLFLPSVAIVSAIASMVSGSSWTTAGTLGVALMGVSNIWGFPDVMAAGAIVSGCYFGDKLSPLSDTTNLASSLTHVPIWTHIRHMLKTTCMSFFVAVFCFYLLNLFVWVPSRETVFPSEIGLSQLLQNKIVYWKLIPVFLVFGSSLFHLPVRVSFLLGIGSAFLFPILQSGISFEMIRSLVLGYKSQTGNLTWDQFLSGGGIVSILPTEILILSAVWFGAVVEGYGYLNEILMQIKQWVKNQYDILLSTMGVSFLLNLMTADQYLSLVIPARAFRTLAVEKQIPEKDISRALEDSGTITSPLIPWNSCGAFMASSLGVSVVSFLPFVFFNLIHVFLSVSILMYKKIKLKSS from the coding sequence ATGGAGAGGGAAAGTAAATACTCGATATTTTTCTCTCTCACACCCATACTTTATTTAATTGTATCAATTTTGTTTTTTAGGTATGTGTGGGTAGTAGCATACCCTCATCCTTTGGCTTTATGCCTTGCTGGTAGCCTTGCGTATTTACAACGGTTCCATCATAAATTTGTTTTTTTACGCTCAGCCTTTCGCAAAAATTTATTCTCTGTATTCCCTGCAATGGAGATTTTATTTTTAGTTGGGTTACTCATCGCTTCCTGGGCATATTCAGGTGTGTTACTCACTATGATGCAAATTGGAACAATTCTCATTGAACCAAAATTATTTTTACCATCTGTTGCCATTGTCTCTGCCATTGCTTCTATGGTTTCTGGTTCCTCTTGGACAACGGCAGGGACGTTAGGTGTCGCACTGATGGGTGTTTCCAATATATGGGGTTTCCCTGATGTGATGGCAGCAGGAGCGATTGTTAGCGGGTGTTATTTTGGTGATAAACTGTCTCCTTTGTCCGACACAACAAATTTGGCTTCCAGTTTAACTCACGTTCCGATTTGGACTCATATACGACATATGTTAAAAACCACATGTATGAGTTTTTTCGTGGCAGTTTTTTGTTTTTATCTTTTGAATTTATTTGTTTGGGTTCCATCCCGAGAAACAGTCTTCCCTTCCGAGATTGGTTTGTCACAGTTACTGCAAAATAAAATCGTATATTGGAAATTAATCCCTGTTTTCCTCGTATTTGGTTCTTCCTTGTTTCATTTACCTGTGCGAGTTTCTTTTTTACTTGGGATTGGTTCTGCATTTTTGTTTCCCATCTTACAATCTGGGATTTCGTTTGAAATGATTCGTTCTCTTGTTTTGGGATACAAATCTCAAACTGGGAATCTCACTTGGGATCAATTTTTGAGTGGTGGGGGAATTGTTTCGATATTGCCCACTGAAATTTTGATCCTAAGTGCAGTTTGGTTTGGGGCGGTGGTAGAAGGTTATGGATATCTAAATGAAATTCTAATGCAAATCAAACAATGGGTAAAAAACCAATATGATATTCTATTATCAACGATGGGTGTTTCGTTTTTATTGAATTTGATGACAGCAGACCAGTATCTTTCCCTTGTGATTCCTGCCCGTGCATTCCGAACGCTTGCGGTTGAAAAACAAATACCTGAAAAAGACATTTCAAGGGCGTTAGAAGACTCAGGAACCATTACATCTCCCCTAATCCCATGGAATAGTTGTGGGGCGTTTATGGCGTCCTCACTCGGTGTTTCCGTAGTGAGTTTTTTACCATTTGTATTTTTTAACTTAATCCATGTTTTCCTCTCTGTTTCGATTTTAATGTACAAAAAAATTAAATTAAAAAGTTCATAA
- a CDS encoding NRAMP family divalent metal transporter, whose protein sequence is MRRFPFLAYLGPGLLYAGAAVGVSHLVQSTRAGAVYGYGLLAVVIFANFIKYPFFVVGTKYTIVTGKSLLDGYESLGRLPIWIFFLISVGTMCIIVATVTLVTSGLFSNLLGLTMEPWMLCAIILTFCFLLLAIGKFQALDGLMKWIVVLLTVATIVAMVLSFYAHIPKQTTEGKSFSLGNLADVAFLIALMGWMPIPIEAAVWQSDWTLAKKTPDGKLPPMKYAMIDFNIGYIGTTLLAVCFLALGSNMMYNTGMEFSSQAVSFASELVKLYTTAIGSWSYPIILVAAFFTMFSTTLTCFDAYPRVVSNASRRLFPTLQKFSTEKLYWYWILLVGIGSIFILLFFRTNMKSLVDFATTVSFLNAPILALIHHLILFGKEIPKEERPKPWMNLLSWFGILFLFGFSIYYINITFF, encoded by the coding sequence ATGAGACGATTTCCTTTTTTAGCCTATCTTGGTCCTGGTTTATTGTATGCTGGTGCAGCAGTGGGTGTATCCCATTTGGTCCAATCCACTCGAGCTGGAGCTGTATATGGGTATGGATTGCTCGCGGTCGTAATTTTTGCCAATTTTATCAAGTATCCCTTTTTTGTAGTGGGAACAAAATATACGATCGTTACCGGAAAATCATTGTTAGATGGATATGAATCTTTAGGAAGATTGCCGATTTGGATTTTTTTCCTAATCTCCGTCGGAACGATGTGTATCATCGTCGCAACAGTGACATTGGTAACATCAGGTTTATTTTCTAACTTACTTGGTTTAACAATGGAACCATGGATGTTATGTGCGATCATATTAACATTTTGTTTTTTACTATTGGCCATTGGTAAATTCCAAGCTTTGGATGGACTGATGAAATGGATTGTTGTGCTCCTCACAGTGGCAACGATAGTCGCTATGGTATTATCTTTTTATGCTCACATCCCAAAACAGACAACAGAAGGGAAATCGTTTTCGTTGGGAAACTTGGCTGATGTTGCCTTCTTAATTGCACTTATGGGTTGGATGCCGATTCCGATTGAAGCTGCGGTATGGCAATCCGATTGGACACTTGCTAAAAAAACTCCCGATGGGAAATTACCTCCCATGAAATATGCCATGATAGATTTTAACATTGGTTATATTGGAACTACACTTCTTGCTGTTTGTTTTTTGGCTCTTGGTTCCAATATGATGTACAATACAGGTATGGAATTTTCTTCGCAAGCAGTAAGTTTTGCTTCCGAACTGGTTAAACTTTATACCACCGCTATTGGGTCTTGGTCATATCCCATTATCTTAGTTGCAGCTTTTTTCACCATGTTTTCAACAACCTTAACATGTTTTGATGCATATCCACGTGTTGTTTCTAATGCGAGCAGGCGATTGTTTCCAACCTTACAAAAGTTTTCTACAGAAAAATTGTATTGGTATTGGATTTTACTCGTTGGTATTGGCTCAATTTTTATCTTACTTTTCTTTCGAACCAATATGAAAAGTTTGGTCGACTTTGCGACAACGGTATCTTTTTTGAATGCTCCAATACTTGCTTTGATCCATCATTTAATATTGTTTGGAAAAGAAATTCCGAAAGAAGAAAGACCAAAACCTTGGATGAATTTATTGTCTTGGTTTGGGATTTTGTTTTTGTTTGGATTTTCCATCTATTATATCAATATTACTTTTTTCTAA
- a CDS encoding PAS domain-containing hybrid sensor histidine kinase/response regulator, with protein sequence MDHNIPKEAYSSLILQYFYDAVIVTDLHFQITSWNLAAERIYGYKVEEVLGKSTNDILHTIMLEGDRETSISELKSTGIWQGEVFQSAKNGSTLKIRSAVSFLKDKDGATIGVIAINRDITEQNKIQEELAESEERFRMSFENAGVGVCLLDLDGKFLRVNKKLQLMLGYNETELLGRASKDFAYKEDQNIFYQYRESALKGKNVDVVYEKRYISKSNQVLWIEISNSLVRDRNGSPLYFVVHFNDITDRKNAELHLLQAKKDAERANQAKSDFVANMSHEIRTPLNGVIGFNELLMTTKLDADQKEYVKNAISSAHGLLGIINDILDISKIEAGKLVLNETVSNLKHIIKDSLGVLHWKAKEKNIQLEFIEKDQLPEWIVIDATRLRQILINLLGNAVKFTENGSVTLKIEPELVGNEKMKLKFSIQDTGIGIPESHKTKIFQSFWQGESNSTRRFGGTGLGLRITKSLLDLMGSEIEFSSVEGKGTEFRFSIETLILKNAIVTDEKNENFQREIWENINQSKLLEVTPSILIAEDNMMNRDLLKRMILKYIPNANLLVAENGIDAVRMVSANKPEMIFMDVQMPEMDGLEAATIIRNDISNKQIPIIALTAGALYEERKKCFDVGMDHFLTKPIDILALNQVLYHYLNPAKLE encoded by the coding sequence ATGGATCATAACATTCCGAAGGAAGCTTATTCTTCACTCATCCTTCAATACTTTTATGATGCTGTTATCGTAACAGATTTACATTTTCAAATCACCAGTTGGAACCTTGCTGCAGAAAGGATTTATGGCTACAAAGTAGAAGAAGTCCTTGGTAAATCTACAAATGATATCCTCCATACAATTATGTTGGAAGGTGACAGGGAAACGAGCATTTCAGAACTCAAGTCAACAGGGATCTGGCAAGGCGAAGTTTTTCAGTCTGCTAAAAATGGTTCCACATTAAAAATACGTTCTGCTGTTAGTTTTTTGAAAGACAAAGATGGAGCTACCATCGGTGTCATTGCCATCAACAGAGATATTACTGAACAAAATAAAATCCAAGAAGAACTAGCGGAAAGTGAAGAACGATTTCGCATGAGTTTTGAAAATGCGGGAGTTGGAGTTTGCCTTCTCGACTTAGATGGAAAGTTTTTACGTGTGAATAAAAAACTCCAACTCATGTTGGGTTACAATGAAACGGAACTATTAGGCAGAGCTTCCAAAGATTTTGCCTATAAAGAAGACCAGAATATTTTTTACCAATACCGTGAATCAGCACTCAAAGGAAAAAATGTGGATGTCGTTTATGAAAAACGCTACATCTCAAAATCCAATCAAGTTTTATGGATAGAAATTTCAAATTCACTTGTTAGAGATCGGAATGGTTCACCACTATATTTTGTAGTTCACTTCAATGATATTACAGATCGCAAAAATGCCGAATTACATTTATTGCAGGCAAAAAAAGATGCGGAACGTGCAAACCAGGCAAAGTCAGATTTTGTAGCCAATATGAGTCACGAAATTCGAACTCCTTTAAATGGAGTGATCGGTTTTAATGAATTACTCATGACAACGAAATTAGATGCAGATCAAAAAGAATATGTAAAAAATGCAATCAGTAGCGCGCATGGATTGTTAGGTATTATTAATGATATATTAGATATCTCTAAAATTGAAGCTGGGAAACTAGTGCTAAATGAAACTGTTTCAAATTTGAAGCACATCATAAAAGATTCACTTGGTGTTCTCCATTGGAAAGCAAAAGAAAAAAACATCCAATTGGAATTTATAGAAAAGGATCAACTTCCAGAATGGATTGTTATAGATGCAACTAGGCTTAGGCAAATATTAATTAACCTACTTGGAAATGCAGTTAAGTTTACCGAAAATGGAAGTGTAACACTCAAGATTGAGCCAGAGTTAGTTGGGAATGAGAAAATGAAGCTTAAGTTTTCCATTCAAGATACAGGAATTGGAATCCCAGAATCACACAAAACCAAAATTTTCCAATCGTTTTGGCAAGGAGAATCCAATTCCACACGTCGTTTTGGAGGCACTGGCCTTGGTCTTCGTATCACAAAATCTCTACTCGATCTCATGGGTAGTGAGATTGAATTTTCTTCTGTAGAGGGAAAGGGAACAGAGTTTCGTTTTTCCATCGAAACTCTCATATTAAAAAATGCAATTGTCACTGATGAAAAGAATGAAAACTTCCAGAGGGAAATTTGGGAAAATATAAACCAATCTAAACTTTTAGAAGTGACTCCAAGTATCCTCATTGCTGAAGACAATATGATGAACCGAGACCTTTTAAAACGAATGATATTGAAATACATTCCAAATGCAAATTTGTTGGTAGCTGAAAATGGGATTGATGCAGTTCGAATGGTCAGTGCAAACAAACCAGAAATGATTTTTATGGATGTGCAGATGCCAGAAATGGATGGATTGGAAGCGGCGACTATCATTCGAAATGACATATCTAACAAACAAATCCCAATCATTGCTTTGACCGCTGGTGCCCTCTACGAGGAACGTAAAAAATGTTTTGATGTAGGTATGGATCATTTTTTGACCAAACCGATTGATATTTTGGCACTGAACCAAGTCTTATACCATTATTTGAATCCAGCTAAACTCGAATAG